The genomic stretch TGACAAAGTGACCATCCAAGGTGAGAGATATAATAGCTTTATTGCAAATCAAAACATCAAACATTTGCAAATTTTACATAAACATGTGGCCATGTATCCACATAACAAAACCCCAAGTGTGACATTTGTCTCAATCAGTAAAAATCCAGACAGGTTCATGTTAAGcctttagcatttatttttatgtcaaagttttaaaataaagtagcTCTCCTAAAAGTTATTCTCACTGAAGTCTTGTTTCAAGTTAGAATAAACACTTCATTGGCTTCAAACATtaactttgtttattttaaaacatattcagaTAATTGTCAACTTTGGCCAAATGGAGGCTTTTTCTGTGACCCATTTCCAAATTCACAAATTCTGGTCCATCTACTCTTCTAGTAGCCTGGAATAACTTACCAGTTGGCATTTATATTATTGGAACCAACTTGAACTATTTTATGAATAAGCCAGATGATAAAGATTGCTTGGTTTGAAACAAATGACTATGTATTCAGAGATACAAGACTCAGAACAAAGTGCTTGCATTTTCTATAGTTTATATCAAACTAGATGGGCTCTTAAGCAATCAGCCTGGACTCATCCATCTGGAGTAGCCAGACTGTGAATACAATGACTCTAGCTGCCTTCCACATGTGGTCAGAAGGCTATATTAAGATAAGTCACTGTTAGTAATGAAGACAGCCAAAAGCCTGTTTTAGGAAACCATTCAGCTATTGAATAACAGACACTCTCATAAACGGAATTTCAGGGAAACGTAAAATGAACAATCCTGTTCAAGactgtcaaaattattttctgcatGCTGAGATGTtattcacacacatacagacTGCATGCAGGTAATCTATTTTTGAATTCCAGACTGTTTTCTAGCAAAAACAATTGCAGTTAATTACAATATATAGCAAAGCATCTCTCTATCTTTGGTTCCATGtctcagagttattttttttccaaaaataaataggCATGGCAGGAAAAATAATTCAACTATCTTAAGAGAAAgcctaatattttataaaaattaagcaaaaaaatatatgtgatgtTCTTTAGACTTTTTTCTAATTATCTCCCTTAATATCTAACACCAGtgcaattttaatattaaaatgactGTGCACACTGTATTTAACTATACAGCAGAGACaccaaaaaaatgtcaaaaaacaaaacagtactttctcttaaaaataatttaggaattATGCACTCTAAAAATTTATGGCAAAGTAGAACTGCTGATATGTTAATAAAACTGACTTTGAAGGAGcattaagaaaaggaaacaaagatgtAGTAATACTCGCAAATCCTagagatggcaaaaaaaaaagtgaacacagTACCCAAACTCTCCCATTTCTGGAAAATATATGTTAGAATTGTTcagcaactttttaaaagtaatacctATGAAAGTTTCCGGTTATGGTTTGGACTCTCAAGAGATTTAATGAGCTTCATTTGTTAATGGTTTCCGTCTCTTCTCAAATAAGATTTTTGCATCAAATAATTCTCTTTCCCTATATCCTAGGGATGGTCCCTTTAGATACTTTGCTTCAGCTGCCTTGTAATCTAATCCATCAACAGCAGAAATTGAACAAATGATTGCTTCTGGCAGAAGAACTTCCaggataaatttaattttatcatctcTTATCAGAGTCAGcatttttttatctatttgtttgtaGATTTCTTGTAAATATTTCACCACCTCATCCAACTGATCTTCATCCTCAAAGTATGTTTCAATACAGGGAGTGAACCTATTTGCATTCAAAAATGACTTCAGCCACCTGGACCCTTTCGTGCCTTTTAAAATGGCTAGAAGATGATTCTCTGTTCCCTTTGCATTCACAATAAAGTCCACTAGGTTCTTGTTGGCTCGGTCCCGAGCAGCCTTCATTCGGTCAGGAAGAATTTTCTGGAAGGACATTTTCTTGGTCTGGGAAGTCACAACCATCTGTTCTGCAGAATTCTCATTATGCAGCTTTGGGAATAAGTTCCTAAAGGTGTCCTGTTTGATTACTTTTCTAAGTGGATAACTAATATCAGCAGCATAATACTCAAGGAAAGAGCCCGCAAAAGAACCACAACCTAGTCTAACTCTGTAGTCACAAATCAGCGAGATGCACCAGTCAATACTTTCACTGTATTCCTCCCTGGCTTTCTCCACTAGTGCTTGTTTCTCTTTACAGTCAAATTTCTTTAATCTTCTAAAAGGCACCCGAATGCCTCTCTTTTCAGGATTCATGCTTGCCTCAACAAAAAGCacacttgcttttctctcttttcgcCTGATGCTTTTCACCACTGCTGGCCAAAATggatatttttgatatttaaacCAGACTATCATTCCTGTTTCAAATGAACGAGGctcataattaaaaacaaagcgTGGAAGTTCTTCATCTTCGTCGTTGTCATCTAATATGGAAGTATCAATAGGATTTAGCTGTGCTGACTTATCAGAAGCTTGAAGTTCTTCCCCAAGCTCTTCAAAATCCAGTCTCTGAAgatttctttcattattcatAAGAAGGAGTGAATAATCCAGGACACGGTTAGAGGCACTAAGTGAAACCTGACATTCCCAGGAACAACGCCTGGGCGATGCCGTAGCACCTGCTTCTGATTCCACAGGTTGATTCTGGCTGGTACTTGAGCACGGATTTGAGGGGCCCTCTCCAGGATCTTCAATATTCTCTGAGAAGGTAGAGCATTCAGAGGAAACACCCAGGGTCTCTGGGCAAATATCCTGTGCCTCCTCTTTCACAGCTTTGGGCACAGTGAAGGTGTCTGATGGCCAAGTTGGAGTGAACTTTTCATCTTTAACGTATACATCCTCTTCTTTGATTGTGGAATACAGAGGCATAACTCCTGAGATATCaatctttttcttgctttccttttcatcGTCATCTTCTGAAAGCGAAGGAAAAGTTTCATACCAGCTGGAGTTTTCTGATGACTTTGTTTCCATTTCACTTGCAAGAGTATCAGTGGTTGCATGCACCTGTGATTTATCATCACACAGGGAATCATTATTCTCTAAATTAGGTCCTAACAGGGACGTTGCATTTTCACTTTCCTCAAGACACTTTGATAAGTCTCCTTCATCTCTGTCATCTCCTTCATGCTTCCGATACTTTTTACGAGGGGGTGAATCAGAAAGCTTTTGTGGATCATTTTGAGACAGAGTAGTGGTTGCGTCTTCATCTGAACTGCTTGCTTGACTcaaatttgttctttcattcagaaTATCCAGTGCCACTTTTAGTGACCTTTCATAGGCTGTTTCCTCTCTTGGTGGAGCACTGACTTCTGACTGTGCTGCTAGTGAGGAGGCAATGGCTTCAATTTGAGATTTACTTAGAATCTTTGTTTCCGTGCtttccactttaattttttcatccAGTGAGAGTATTTGAACTTCTagggaaaatgtcttttttctcttactgtttgATGACATCTCAGATCTAGACAAAACTTTTGCTGGCCATAACTGGTCTTTCCAATTGCACAGGACATACTCAGCATCCATTACGATTTAGATATGTGTGCCAAGAGATTACTATCAGAACTTGAGGTGTCTGGCTATTCTTGACACTGCTAAGGCAGTTTCTACCAAAAGCAATACTCTGACAAAGCCTCTTTTGTCTTAGAACTACAAAAGGTATACAGCTTGTGTGGCCTGTTCTTCTCCAGCTGAATTTCCCAAGGATGTGTGAACACGTTGTTTGAAGGGGACAATATGGAGGATACTAGaatagggaaaaggaaaagaagaaaagtatcagcaaataaaattgttttgccAAGGTCGAAGTGAGCAGTTGCAAACagagaagagataaaagaaagaacaatgttTGGTGAGGAGAAAAATGCAACATAATGTAAGGTGGGGCATGAGAAGTGGAGAAATGGTTTTATAATATCTCAAATTCAAGAACATGCCCTTATTATTGCACATGAGTATTAAGGAGTAAATTTATGTACATACTGACAGAGGTGGAAGAGGCTGCAGTGGTGTGTCAGGGACTCTGTTATTAGATACCGTGGGACTTTGGTGCCCCTAATGTTTTACCTAGGGCAGTGGAACTCTACACTAAGATAAAATCTCATCTGCAATTTAGAtatcatgttttttttccttcttgttcttattattttaaattctttgtctgTGATACTGTTATGCTATTTGGTTCATGTTGAAAGAATTCCTCTCAGGAAAACTGTGAGGTGGGgacaagaggaaaaggaaataacaatTACCCTGTGTCTACTCTGAGCCAGACTGTAGACCTTTGTTTGAATCCTCACATCGATCATCATGtggatttttccttctttaaatatataatttttcaacaGAATTTTAATTACATTCGATACGCTGTCTCATAGTtcacaaatacaaaatatgtttcaTTGCTTTGTTTGCCGACTTCATAAAAATGGGTGTCTGGAGAAATTCAGGAAACCTGGCAAGTGCCATCTTGTGACCAAGACCAGAACTGCAGCCTCCCCAAGAAGTACGGAAGGCCTCAAATCAGGATCAGATCCTTCTCAAGGGAGAAAGAAGGGTGGCAACTACATTCAGCCAGCTAGGAGCTGTCCCAAACTTCTGTAATTTTTTGTTCTAGGCTCAAGGGTGTTGTTGTGTGGGATTATAACAGGATTATAATGTCTTCAACTACAATAGTTCTGGTTATAAAAACATCCAGAAgcttattaaaaattgaaaagatacaaaaagatatatgcaaaatAAAGTACAGCTCTATACAAATACTCACTAggaatattttctatctttccagaattttttacATGGATAAATGAATGCATATCACTTCAAACCAACGTCAGATCTCAAGAGTTTGAACATCATTCCACACAAAAAAGTATTTTCCACATGATTTTTTATGAATTACTTTAAATGAGGTTTTTCCCACATTTGCAACATTTTATGTCAATATTTTCCCTGGTGATGTAAaccaagtaaatgaataaatatatagtaacagtattttaaaaagagagcctGTCTCTCCAACCACACAAATAATCCCATTAATACTGTGGCAGACATGTTCTTCCCAGACTTGTTGCAAGTCCAGTAGTAGCATACATATGTGTCACTAACATACATGTTTAATTTTgagagatcatatgataaatgCTATGCTATAATTTGCTTTGCTCACTTCATCTTATTTCTCAGACATTTCAAATCACTAGATGTAGAAGTTCATGTTTCTATTCTCCAGTATTCAATTGTATGATTACACCAAGCTGGATAATCATTTTAAGAAGTGTTTATAGAAACAAACCACTCTATCTCACTGTCAGACCACAGCCCTGCTGACCATAGCCATACCTGTGGTCTGGAAGAATGTGTTGCAAGGAGAACACATGCAGGACTGTAGCCAACACAGCAACCAGGTGACATGGATTTGATCAGGTCTAGGAAAATTTCCACTATCGGCAAAAAACAAGGTATGTTTGCATGTCTGCATGTGTCTATGAATTCTTATGTGTTTGAAACAAAATGGGCATgttgtttcagttttatttttctttcatgattataaaaataatcatgggGAAATCTACTCTAAAGAGGCtgaaacagactgaaaaataacattaaaatagtaACCTGACCACCCAGAAATGCTAATATAGCAGtttattttctcccaaattaTCTTCTaatcacacatatatatacacgcatGGGGTGTGCAAATGGCTTCACTCAACTACATACATGTTCCCCTTTCCATACGCATGTGCAGATGACACACACATAATCTTTCTATATGGCAATTGATTTACAGTATTTTCCCCCAAGctgtcaaatatttttat from Neomonachus schauinslandi chromosome X, ASM220157v2, whole genome shotgun sequence encodes the following:
- the PWWP3B gene encoding PWWP domain-containing DNA repair factor 3B produces the protein MDAEYVLCNWKDQLWPAKVLSRSEMSSNSKRKKTFSLEVQILSLDEKIKVESTETKILSKSQIEAIASSLAAQSEVSAPPREETAYERSLKVALDILNERTNLSQASSSDEDATTTLSQNDPQKLSDSPPRKKYRKHEGDDRDEGDLSKCLEESENATSLLGPNLENNDSLCDDKSQVHATTDTLASEMETKSSENSSWYETFPSLSEDDDEKESKKKIDISGVMPLYSTIKEEDVYVKDEKFTPTWPSDTFTVPKAVKEEAQDICPETLGVSSECSTFSENIEDPGEGPSNPCSSTSQNQPVESEAGATASPRRCSWECQVSLSASNRVLDYSLLLMNNERNLQRLDFEELGEELQASDKSAQLNPIDTSILDDNDEDEELPRFVFNYEPRSFETGMIVWFKYQKYPFWPAVVKSIRRKERKASVLFVEASMNPEKRGIRVPFRRLKKFDCKEKQALVEKAREEYSESIDWCISLICDYRVRLGCGSFAGSFLEYYAADISYPLRKVIKQDTFRNLFPKLHNENSAEQMVVTSQTKKMSFQKILPDRMKAARDRANKNLVDFIVNAKGTENHLLAILKGTKGSRWLKSFLNANRFTPCIETYFEDEDQLDEVVKYLQEIYKQIDKKMLTLIRDDKIKFILEVLLPEAIICSISAVDGLDYKAAEAKYLKGPSLGYRERELFDAKILFEKRRKPLTNEAH